A stretch of the Panicum virgatum strain AP13 chromosome 9N, P.virgatum_v5, whole genome shotgun sequence genome encodes the following:
- the LOC120691254 gene encoding microtubule-associated protein 70-4-like isoform X2, producing MRSLEKQLEQKNLDVKRLSNERKEALSAQFAAEATLRRIHSSQKDEESVPFDAIIAPLESDIRKYRHEIAVLQDDNKALERHLKLNEVALVEAGNILRSALERALIVEDVQNQNIELKKQMEIYHEENKLLEKANRQKVLEVEKLSHTISELEESILATGEVANAVHFYQNQAAKLKEEKKTLERELARAKVYVNRVASTAANEWKDDSDKLMPVKRWLEERRLLQGDIQRLRDKITIAEKSAKIEAQLNDKLKRRLKSLEEDMRNEISNSSTKEITEKVASRRSTSQPRQPNTARASPQPSSPEAIDRRRPISQPRASIAGKVLKQPNSETESAEKTRIAKRFDSPRTRTVAGKGERPTKNHLWAPRSKMPSDGGKENKEQNPNPKAHQNISHSQGHGDRKVFDGNDECGVQCSEHQEAMENERNANNSSSGSP from the exons ATGAGAAGTTTGGAAAAACAGCTTGAGCAGAAG AATTTGGATGTGAAACGATTAAGCAATGAGCGTAAAGAAGCATTGTCTGCGCAGTTCGCTGCAGAAGCAACACTCCGAAGGATTCACTCTTCTCAAAAGGACGAGGAATCAGTTCCTTTCGATGCCATCATTGCACCCTTGGAGTCAGACATAAGAAAGTACAGACATGAG ATTGCAGTTCTCCAGGACGACAACAAGGCCCTAGAACGACATCTAAAGTTAAATGAGGTGGCGCTTGTCGAAGCAGGGAACATTTTGCGTAGCGCACTTGAGAGGGCACTGATTGTAGAGGATGTTCAGAACCAGAACATCGAACTGAAGAAACAGATGGAGATATACCAT GAAGAGAACAAATTGTTAGAAAAGGCTAACAGACAGAAGGTGTTGGAGGTCGAGAAGCTCTCGCATACCATTAGTGAGCTTGAGGAGTCCATTCTTGCGACTGGTGAGGTTGCCAATGCAGTTCACTTCTATCAGAATCAAGCTGCCAAGTTGAAG GAGGAAAAGAAAACTCTTGAGAGGGAGCTAGCTCGAGCCAAGGTTTATGTCAATCGTGTTGCATCAACAGCGGCGAATGAATGGAAAGACGACTCTGATAAGCTGATGCCTGTCAAGAGATGGCTTGAAGAACGAAGGCTCTTGCAG GGAGATATACAACGACTGCGTGACAAGATAACAATAGCAGAGAAATCTGCAAAGATTGAAGCCCAGCTCAAC GACAAACTAAAGAGGAGGCTGAAATCACTCGAAGAAGACATGAGAAATGAAATATCCAACTCATCCACGAAGGAAATTACCGAAAAAGTTGCTTCCAGAAGATCAACATCTCAACCAAGACAACCCAACACAGCCAGAGCGTCGCCTCAACCATCCTCACCTGAAGCCATTGATAGGAGAAGGCCAATATCTCAACCAAGGGCATCAATAGCAGGGAAAGTGTTGAAGCAACCTAATTCAGAAACAGAATCTGCAGAGAAGACTAGGATTGCTAAGCGATTCGATAGCCCAAGGACAAGAACGGTGGCTGGTAAAGGTGAGCGTCCTACGAAAAATCATCTGTGGGCGCCAAGAAGCAAAATGCCCTCTGATGGTGGGAAAGAAAACAAAGAACAAAACCCAAATCCCAAGGCGCATCAGAATATTTCACATTCACAAGGGCATGGCGACAGAAAAGTATTCGATGGAAATGACGAATGCGGAGTTCAATGTAGCGAACATCAAGAAGCAATGGAGAATGAGAGAAATGCAAACAACTCCAGTTCTGGTAGCCCTTAG
- the LOC120691252 gene encoding probable methionine--tRNA ligase isoform X1, giving the protein MASSPPPPPKLPIPGRRNILITSALPYVNNVPHLGNIIGCVLSADVFARYCRLRGYNAIYICGTDEYGTATETKAMEEKCTPKEICDKYHAIHSEVYKWFNIKFDKFGRTSSPEQTEVCHAIFHKLMENNWLTENTMQQLYCDTCQRFLADRLVEGTCPNKVCNAAARGDQCETCSTLLNPTELIDPKCKVCKNTPRVRDTDHLFLELPLLKDKLVNYINATSVAGMWSQNAIQATNAWLKEGLKPRCITRDLKWGVPVPHDKYKDKVFYVWFDAPIGYVSITASYTPDWEKWWKDPDNVELFQFMGKDNVPFHTIMFPSTLLGTGEKWTMMKTISVTEYLNYEAGKFSKSKGIGVFGNDAKDTNVPPEVWRYYLLMNRPEASDTLFTWADLQAKLNSELLNNLGNFINRVLSFVAKPAGAGYGSIVPDAPNAESHPLTKAYAEKASKWVEQYLDAMEKVKLKQGLKCAMAISSDGNAYLQESQFWKLYKEDSAACAIVMKTSLGLVYLLACLLEPFMPSLSEEVLRQLNLSPEENLSFSEEKGEITKAKSPWDFVPAGHKIGKPVPLFKELKDEEVALHREKYAGSQAERSLKAAADAEASKVANKLKGTKLSDGGPKKEQKKQSGGSKSKTAEADITVAKLDIRVGLIRKAEKHPDADSLYVEEIDVGEDTPRTVVSGLVKFIPLEEMQNRKVCVLCNLKPVAMRGIKSHAMVLAASNEDHTKVELVEPPESAAVGERVTFAGYSGDPEASLSGKSKTWEKLAAELHSNGELVACYKDVPFTTSAGVCEVKTIANGEIR; this is encoded by the exons ATGgcgtcctccccgccgccgccgccgaagctgcCGATCCCCGGCCGCCGCAACATACTCATCACCAGCGCGCTTCCGTATGTGAATAATGTCCCCCACCTCGGGAACATCATCGGCT GTGTGCTCAGCGCCGATGTGTTCGCGCGGTACTGCCGGCTCCGCGGTTACAACGCCATCTACATATGCGGTACTGATGAGTACGGCACGGCCACCGAGACGaaggccatggaggagaagtGCACGCCCAAGGAGATCTGCGACAA GTACCATGCTATTCATAGTGAAGTTTACAAGTGGTTTAACATAAAATTTGACAAGTTCGGACGCACATCCTCTCCTGAGCAAACAGAAGTCTGCCATGCAATTTTCCATAAATTAATGGAAAACAATTGGCTCACAGAAAATACTATGCAGCAG CTTTACTGTGATACATGTCAAAGATTTTTGGCTGATCGGCTTGTGGAAGGAACATGCCCAAACAAAGTCTGCAATGCAGCAGCACGTGGAGATCAATGTGAAACATGCAGCACCTTGTTGAATCCAACCGAACTGATTGACCCGAAGTGTAAG GTTTGTAAGAATACTCCACGTGTTCGTGACACAGATCACTTATTCTTGGAGCTTCCTCTGTTAAAAGATAAGTTGGTAAACTACATCAATGCAACTTCAGTAGCTGGTATGTGGAGTCAAAATGCTATTCAAGCAACAAACGCATGGCTGAAGGAAGGGCTAAAGCCGCGCTGCATCACCAGAGATCTTAAATGGGGTGTTCCTGTACCTCACGACAAGTATAAAGACAAG GTGTTCTATGTTTGGTTTGATGCACCTATCGGTTATGTGTCTATTACGGCATCATATACACCTGACTGGGAGAAGTGGTGGAAGGATCCTGATAATGTAGAATTGTTCCAGTTTATGGGCAAAGATAATGTGCCATTTCACACG atcatgttccCTTCAACATTACTTGGAACTGGGGAAAAGTGGACAATGATGAAGACAATAAGTGTTACTGAATATCTAAACTATGAAGCAG GAAAATTCTCCAAGAGTAAAGGTATAGGAGTCTTTGGTAATGATGCAAAGGATACAAATGTTCCTCCTGAAGTGTGGCGATACTACCTGCTTATGAATCGCCCTGAG GCATCAGATACACTCTTTACTTGGGCTGATTTGCAAGCAAAATTGAACAGCGAGTTGCTGAACAACTTGGGGAACTTCATCAATCGTGTGCTAAGTTTTGTTGCAAAACCAGCTG GAGCAGGATATGGTTCTATTGTACCTGATGCTCCTAATGCGGAATCACATCCATTGACAAAGGCATATGCTGAAAAAGCCAGTAAATGGGTTGAGCAATATCTCGATGCAATGGAAAAG GTTAAACTGAAACAAGGACTGAAGTGTGCAATGGCCATTTCTAGTGATGGAAATGCGTATCTGCAA GAGAGCCAGTTTTGGAAACTTTACAAGGAAGATTCAGCAGCATGTGCGATTGTGATGAAAACTTCACTTGGTCTTGTGTACCTCCTTGCCTGTCTGCTGGAGCCTTTCATGCCCTCCTTATCTGAAGAA GTGTTACGCCAATTAAACTTGTCCCCTGAAGAAAACCTGTCATTCAgtgaagaaaaaggagaaatcACAAAGGCAAAATCTCCTTGGGATTTTGTACCAGCAGGGCACAAAATTGGAAAGCCTGTTCCCCTATTCAAGGAATTG AAAGATGAAGAAGTAGCTCTCCATAGAGAAAAATATGCGGGTAGCCAAGCTGAGAGAAGCTTGAAAGCAGCAGCTGATGCTGAAGCCAGCAAAGTTGCTAATAAGCTCAAGGGCACGAAATTATCTG ATGGAGGTCCAAAGAAGGAACAAAAGAAACAATCTGGTGGTTCAAAATCAAAGACAGCAGAGGCAGATATCACCGTTGCAAAATTGGATATTCGAGTGGGGCTTATTAGAAAAGCAGAGAAGCATCCAGATGCTGATTCCCTTTACGTAGAGGAGATCGATGTTGGGGAGGACACACCAAGAACAGTGGTCAGTGGTCTCGTGAAATTCATACCTCTTGAAGAAATGCAG AATCGGAAAGTCTGTGTTCTCTGCAACCTGAAACCGGTGGCAATGCGCGGTATAAAATCACACGCCATGGTTTTGGCTGCATCAAATGAGGACCACACGAAG GTTGAGTTGGTGGAGCCACCAGAATCTGCTGCCGTGGGGGAGCGTGTCACCTTCGCTGGGTACTCGGGAGATCCCGAGGCTTCCCTCAGTGGCAAGAGCAAGACGTGGGAGAAGCTGGCCGCCGAGCTGCACAGCAACGGCGAGCTCGTGGCGTGCTACAAAGACGTGCCCTTTACAACCTCGGCCGGAGTCTGCGAGGTCAAGACAATAGCGAACGGGGAGATTCGCTAG
- the LOC120691254 gene encoding microtubule-associated protein 70-4-like isoform X1 → MGSLGEVDHGKEKFNGHGHSDPIVDELNRLENLLREKERELGNAYSEIKGLKVTEALKDKAIAELSKELKKQDEKMRSLEKQLEQKNLDVKRLSNERKEALSAQFAAEATLRRIHSSQKDEESVPFDAIIAPLESDIRKYRHEIAVLQDDNKALERHLKLNEVALVEAGNILRSALERALIVEDVQNQNIELKKQMEIYHEENKLLEKANRQKVLEVEKLSHTISELEESILATGEVANAVHFYQNQAAKLKEEKKTLERELARAKVYVNRVASTAANEWKDDSDKLMPVKRWLEERRLLQGDIQRLRDKITIAEKSAKIEAQLNDKLKRRLKSLEEDMRNEISNSSTKEITEKVASRRSTSQPRQPNTARASPQPSSPEAIDRRRPISQPRASIAGKVLKQPNSETESAEKTRIAKRFDSPRTRTVAGKGERPTKNHLWAPRSKMPSDGGKENKEQNPNPKAHQNISHSQGHGDRKVFDGNDECGVQCSEHQEAMENERNANNSSSGSP, encoded by the exons ATGGGTAGCCTGGGAGAGGTTGATCATGGCAAGGAGAAGTTCAATGGCCATGGCCACTCTGATCCCATCGTCGACGAGCTCAACCGGCTGGAGAATCTCCTTAGAG AAAAGGAGCGAGAGCTAGGAAATGCATACAGTGAAATCAAAGGCTTGAAGGTAACGGAAGCACTGAAGGACAAGGCTATTGCTGAG CTGAGCAAGGAATTAAAGAAACAGGACGAGAAGATGAGAAGTTTGGAAAAACAGCTTGAGCAGAAG AATTTGGATGTGAAACGATTAAGCAATGAGCGTAAAGAAGCATTGTCTGCGCAGTTCGCTGCAGAAGCAACACTCCGAAGGATTCACTCTTCTCAAAAGGACGAGGAATCAGTTCCTTTCGATGCCATCATTGCACCCTTGGAGTCAGACATAAGAAAGTACAGACATGAG ATTGCAGTTCTCCAGGACGACAACAAGGCCCTAGAACGACATCTAAAGTTAAATGAGGTGGCGCTTGTCGAAGCAGGGAACATTTTGCGTAGCGCACTTGAGAGGGCACTGATTGTAGAGGATGTTCAGAACCAGAACATCGAACTGAAGAAACAGATGGAGATATACCAT GAAGAGAACAAATTGTTAGAAAAGGCTAACAGACAGAAGGTGTTGGAGGTCGAGAAGCTCTCGCATACCATTAGTGAGCTTGAGGAGTCCATTCTTGCGACTGGTGAGGTTGCCAATGCAGTTCACTTCTATCAGAATCAAGCTGCCAAGTTGAAG GAGGAAAAGAAAACTCTTGAGAGGGAGCTAGCTCGAGCCAAGGTTTATGTCAATCGTGTTGCATCAACAGCGGCGAATGAATGGAAAGACGACTCTGATAAGCTGATGCCTGTCAAGAGATGGCTTGAAGAACGAAGGCTCTTGCAG GGAGATATACAACGACTGCGTGACAAGATAACAATAGCAGAGAAATCTGCAAAGATTGAAGCCCAGCTCAAC GACAAACTAAAGAGGAGGCTGAAATCACTCGAAGAAGACATGAGAAATGAAATATCCAACTCATCCACGAAGGAAATTACCGAAAAAGTTGCTTCCAGAAGATCAACATCTCAACCAAGACAACCCAACACAGCCAGAGCGTCGCCTCAACCATCCTCACCTGAAGCCATTGATAGGAGAAGGCCAATATCTCAACCAAGGGCATCAATAGCAGGGAAAGTGTTGAAGCAACCTAATTCAGAAACAGAATCTGCAGAGAAGACTAGGATTGCTAAGCGATTCGATAGCCCAAGGACAAGAACGGTGGCTGGTAAAGGTGAGCGTCCTACGAAAAATCATCTGTGGGCGCCAAGAAGCAAAATGCCCTCTGATGGTGGGAAAGAAAACAAAGAACAAAACCCAAATCCCAAGGCGCATCAGAATATTTCACATTCACAAGGGCATGGCGACAGAAAAGTATTCGATGGAAATGACGAATGCGGAGTTCAATGTAGCGAACATCAAGAAGCAATGGAGAATGAGAGAAATGCAAACAACTCCAGTTCTGGTAGCCCTTAG
- the LOC120691252 gene encoding probable methionine--tRNA ligase isoform X2 has product MASSPPPPPKLPIPGRRNILITSALPYVNNVPHLGNIIGCVLSADVFARYCRLRGYNAIYICGTDEYGTATETKAMEEKCTPKEICDKYHAIHSEVYKWFNIKFDKFGRTSSPEQTEVCHAIFHKLMENNWLTENTMQQLYCDTCQRFLADRLVEGTCPNKVCNAAARGDQCETCSTLLNPTELIDPKCKVCKNTPRVRDTDHLFLELPLLKDKLVNYINATSVAGMWSQNAIQATNAWLKEGLKPRCITRDLKWGVPVPHDKYKDKVFYVWFDAPIGYVSITASYTPDWEKWWKDPDNVELFQFMGKDNVPFHTIMFPSTLLGTGEKWTMMKTISVTEYLNYEAGKFSKSKGIGVFGNDAKDTNVPPEVWRYYLLMNRPEASDTLFTWADLQAKLNSELLNNLGNFINRVLSFVAKPAGYGSIVPDAPNAESHPLTKAYAEKASKWVEQYLDAMEKVKLKQGLKCAMAISSDGNAYLQESQFWKLYKEDSAACAIVMKTSLGLVYLLACLLEPFMPSLSEEVLRQLNLSPEENLSFSEEKGEITKAKSPWDFVPAGHKIGKPVPLFKELKDEEVALHREKYAGSQAERSLKAAADAEASKVANKLKGTKLSDGGPKKEQKKQSGGSKSKTAEADITVAKLDIRVGLIRKAEKHPDADSLYVEEIDVGEDTPRTVVSGLVKFIPLEEMQNRKVCVLCNLKPVAMRGIKSHAMVLAASNEDHTKVELVEPPESAAVGERVTFAGYSGDPEASLSGKSKTWEKLAAELHSNGELVACYKDVPFTTSAGVCEVKTIANGEIR; this is encoded by the exons ATGgcgtcctccccgccgccgccgccgaagctgcCGATCCCCGGCCGCCGCAACATACTCATCACCAGCGCGCTTCCGTATGTGAATAATGTCCCCCACCTCGGGAACATCATCGGCT GTGTGCTCAGCGCCGATGTGTTCGCGCGGTACTGCCGGCTCCGCGGTTACAACGCCATCTACATATGCGGTACTGATGAGTACGGCACGGCCACCGAGACGaaggccatggaggagaagtGCACGCCCAAGGAGATCTGCGACAA GTACCATGCTATTCATAGTGAAGTTTACAAGTGGTTTAACATAAAATTTGACAAGTTCGGACGCACATCCTCTCCTGAGCAAACAGAAGTCTGCCATGCAATTTTCCATAAATTAATGGAAAACAATTGGCTCACAGAAAATACTATGCAGCAG CTTTACTGTGATACATGTCAAAGATTTTTGGCTGATCGGCTTGTGGAAGGAACATGCCCAAACAAAGTCTGCAATGCAGCAGCACGTGGAGATCAATGTGAAACATGCAGCACCTTGTTGAATCCAACCGAACTGATTGACCCGAAGTGTAAG GTTTGTAAGAATACTCCACGTGTTCGTGACACAGATCACTTATTCTTGGAGCTTCCTCTGTTAAAAGATAAGTTGGTAAACTACATCAATGCAACTTCAGTAGCTGGTATGTGGAGTCAAAATGCTATTCAAGCAACAAACGCATGGCTGAAGGAAGGGCTAAAGCCGCGCTGCATCACCAGAGATCTTAAATGGGGTGTTCCTGTACCTCACGACAAGTATAAAGACAAG GTGTTCTATGTTTGGTTTGATGCACCTATCGGTTATGTGTCTATTACGGCATCATATACACCTGACTGGGAGAAGTGGTGGAAGGATCCTGATAATGTAGAATTGTTCCAGTTTATGGGCAAAGATAATGTGCCATTTCACACG atcatgttccCTTCAACATTACTTGGAACTGGGGAAAAGTGGACAATGATGAAGACAATAAGTGTTACTGAATATCTAAACTATGAAGCAG GAAAATTCTCCAAGAGTAAAGGTATAGGAGTCTTTGGTAATGATGCAAAGGATACAAATGTTCCTCCTGAAGTGTGGCGATACTACCTGCTTATGAATCGCCCTGAG GCATCAGATACACTCTTTACTTGGGCTGATTTGCAAGCAAAATTGAACAGCGAGTTGCTGAACAACTTGGGGAACTTCATCAATCGTGTGCTAAGTTTTGTTGCAAAACCAGCTG GATATGGTTCTATTGTACCTGATGCTCCTAATGCGGAATCACATCCATTGACAAAGGCATATGCTGAAAAAGCCAGTAAATGGGTTGAGCAATATCTCGATGCAATGGAAAAG GTTAAACTGAAACAAGGACTGAAGTGTGCAATGGCCATTTCTAGTGATGGAAATGCGTATCTGCAA GAGAGCCAGTTTTGGAAACTTTACAAGGAAGATTCAGCAGCATGTGCGATTGTGATGAAAACTTCACTTGGTCTTGTGTACCTCCTTGCCTGTCTGCTGGAGCCTTTCATGCCCTCCTTATCTGAAGAA GTGTTACGCCAATTAAACTTGTCCCCTGAAGAAAACCTGTCATTCAgtgaagaaaaaggagaaatcACAAAGGCAAAATCTCCTTGGGATTTTGTACCAGCAGGGCACAAAATTGGAAAGCCTGTTCCCCTATTCAAGGAATTG AAAGATGAAGAAGTAGCTCTCCATAGAGAAAAATATGCGGGTAGCCAAGCTGAGAGAAGCTTGAAAGCAGCAGCTGATGCTGAAGCCAGCAAAGTTGCTAATAAGCTCAAGGGCACGAAATTATCTG ATGGAGGTCCAAAGAAGGAACAAAAGAAACAATCTGGTGGTTCAAAATCAAAGACAGCAGAGGCAGATATCACCGTTGCAAAATTGGATATTCGAGTGGGGCTTATTAGAAAAGCAGAGAAGCATCCAGATGCTGATTCCCTTTACGTAGAGGAGATCGATGTTGGGGAGGACACACCAAGAACAGTGGTCAGTGGTCTCGTGAAATTCATACCTCTTGAAGAAATGCAG AATCGGAAAGTCTGTGTTCTCTGCAACCTGAAACCGGTGGCAATGCGCGGTATAAAATCACACGCCATGGTTTTGGCTGCATCAAATGAGGACCACACGAAG GTTGAGTTGGTGGAGCCACCAGAATCTGCTGCCGTGGGGGAGCGTGTCACCTTCGCTGGGTACTCGGGAGATCCCGAGGCTTCCCTCAGTGGCAAGAGCAAGACGTGGGAGAAGCTGGCCGCCGAGCTGCACAGCAACGGCGAGCTCGTGGCGTGCTACAAAGACGTGCCCTTTACAACCTCGGCCGGAGTCTGCGAGGTCAAGACAATAGCGAACGGGGAGATTCGCTAG
- the LOC120691252 gene encoding probable methionine--tRNA ligase isoform X3 — MENNWLTENTMQQLYCDTCQRFLADRLVEGTCPNKVCNAAARGDQCETCSTLLNPTELIDPKCKVCKNTPRVRDTDHLFLELPLLKDKLVNYINATSVAGMWSQNAIQATNAWLKEGLKPRCITRDLKWGVPVPHDKYKDKVFYVWFDAPIGYVSITASYTPDWEKWWKDPDNVELFQFMGKDNVPFHTIMFPSTLLGTGEKWTMMKTISVTEYLNYEAGKFSKSKGIGVFGNDAKDTNVPPEVWRYYLLMNRPEASDTLFTWADLQAKLNSELLNNLGNFINRVLSFVAKPAGAGYGSIVPDAPNAESHPLTKAYAEKASKWVEQYLDAMEKVKLKQGLKCAMAISSDGNAYLQESQFWKLYKEDSAACAIVMKTSLGLVYLLACLLEPFMPSLSEEVLRQLNLSPEENLSFSEEKGEITKAKSPWDFVPAGHKIGKPVPLFKELKDEEVALHREKYAGSQAERSLKAAADAEASKVANKLKGTKLSDGGPKKEQKKQSGGSKSKTAEADITVAKLDIRVGLIRKAEKHPDADSLYVEEIDVGEDTPRTVVSGLVKFIPLEEMQNRKVCVLCNLKPVAMRGIKSHAMVLAASNEDHTKVELVEPPESAAVGERVTFAGYSGDPEASLSGKSKTWEKLAAELHSNGELVACYKDVPFTTSAGVCEVKTIANGEIR, encoded by the exons ATGGAAAACAATTGGCTCACAGAAAATACTATGCAGCAG CTTTACTGTGATACATGTCAAAGATTTTTGGCTGATCGGCTTGTGGAAGGAACATGCCCAAACAAAGTCTGCAATGCAGCAGCACGTGGAGATCAATGTGAAACATGCAGCACCTTGTTGAATCCAACCGAACTGATTGACCCGAAGTGTAAG GTTTGTAAGAATACTCCACGTGTTCGTGACACAGATCACTTATTCTTGGAGCTTCCTCTGTTAAAAGATAAGTTGGTAAACTACATCAATGCAACTTCAGTAGCTGGTATGTGGAGTCAAAATGCTATTCAAGCAACAAACGCATGGCTGAAGGAAGGGCTAAAGCCGCGCTGCATCACCAGAGATCTTAAATGGGGTGTTCCTGTACCTCACGACAAGTATAAAGACAAG GTGTTCTATGTTTGGTTTGATGCACCTATCGGTTATGTGTCTATTACGGCATCATATACACCTGACTGGGAGAAGTGGTGGAAGGATCCTGATAATGTAGAATTGTTCCAGTTTATGGGCAAAGATAATGTGCCATTTCACACG atcatgttccCTTCAACATTACTTGGAACTGGGGAAAAGTGGACAATGATGAAGACAATAAGTGTTACTGAATATCTAAACTATGAAGCAG GAAAATTCTCCAAGAGTAAAGGTATAGGAGTCTTTGGTAATGATGCAAAGGATACAAATGTTCCTCCTGAAGTGTGGCGATACTACCTGCTTATGAATCGCCCTGAG GCATCAGATACACTCTTTACTTGGGCTGATTTGCAAGCAAAATTGAACAGCGAGTTGCTGAACAACTTGGGGAACTTCATCAATCGTGTGCTAAGTTTTGTTGCAAAACCAGCTG GAGCAGGATATGGTTCTATTGTACCTGATGCTCCTAATGCGGAATCACATCCATTGACAAAGGCATATGCTGAAAAAGCCAGTAAATGGGTTGAGCAATATCTCGATGCAATGGAAAAG GTTAAACTGAAACAAGGACTGAAGTGTGCAATGGCCATTTCTAGTGATGGAAATGCGTATCTGCAA GAGAGCCAGTTTTGGAAACTTTACAAGGAAGATTCAGCAGCATGTGCGATTGTGATGAAAACTTCACTTGGTCTTGTGTACCTCCTTGCCTGTCTGCTGGAGCCTTTCATGCCCTCCTTATCTGAAGAA GTGTTACGCCAATTAAACTTGTCCCCTGAAGAAAACCTGTCATTCAgtgaagaaaaaggagaaatcACAAAGGCAAAATCTCCTTGGGATTTTGTACCAGCAGGGCACAAAATTGGAAAGCCTGTTCCCCTATTCAAGGAATTG AAAGATGAAGAAGTAGCTCTCCATAGAGAAAAATATGCGGGTAGCCAAGCTGAGAGAAGCTTGAAAGCAGCAGCTGATGCTGAAGCCAGCAAAGTTGCTAATAAGCTCAAGGGCACGAAATTATCTG ATGGAGGTCCAAAGAAGGAACAAAAGAAACAATCTGGTGGTTCAAAATCAAAGACAGCAGAGGCAGATATCACCGTTGCAAAATTGGATATTCGAGTGGGGCTTATTAGAAAAGCAGAGAAGCATCCAGATGCTGATTCCCTTTACGTAGAGGAGATCGATGTTGGGGAGGACACACCAAGAACAGTGGTCAGTGGTCTCGTGAAATTCATACCTCTTGAAGAAATGCAG AATCGGAAAGTCTGTGTTCTCTGCAACCTGAAACCGGTGGCAATGCGCGGTATAAAATCACACGCCATGGTTTTGGCTGCATCAAATGAGGACCACACGAAG GTTGAGTTGGTGGAGCCACCAGAATCTGCTGCCGTGGGGGAGCGTGTCACCTTCGCTGGGTACTCGGGAGATCCCGAGGCTTCCCTCAGTGGCAAGAGCAAGACGTGGGAGAAGCTGGCCGCCGAGCTGCACAGCAACGGCGAGCTCGTGGCGTGCTACAAAGACGTGCCCTTTACAACCTCGGCCGGAGTCTGCGAGGTCAAGACAATAGCGAACGGGGAGATTCGCTAG